From the Isachenkonia alkalipeptolytica genome, one window contains:
- a CDS encoding acyl-CoA dehydratase activase, translated as MEALSIGIDIGSVATKGVLINQDHEILEKVLLPTGWSPKKTGEEVYRRILEKKGLLPDSGLEPRSSIHPPVVVTGYGRVVTDFAWKAVTEITCHGKGAQILHPRTGTVIDIGGQDSKIIHLSKTGKVLDFLMNDKCAAGTGKFMEVMSTSLGVEVRDLSALAEGYEPCKINNMCTVFAESEVISLLAEGAKKGEIARGIIHSTAQKASVMLRRMGLQEEVLLTGGVSQSPLFRKALAEELNTPVYHREESQFVGALGAAAIGLDING; from the coding sequence ATGGAGGCACTTTCCATTGGAATCGACATCGGATCCGTGGCCACCAAAGGGGTGCTGATCAATCAAGATCATGAAATCCTTGAGAAGGTCCTGCTGCCTACGGGATGGAGTCCGAAAAAAACCGGAGAAGAAGTTTACCGGCGGATCCTGGAGAAAAAAGGCCTGCTGCCCGATTCCGGCCTTGAGCCTAGGTCCTCCATACATCCCCCGGTGGTGGTTACGGGATACGGACGGGTGGTCACGGATTTTGCCTGGAAAGCCGTCACCGAGATCACCTGTCATGGGAAAGGCGCCCAGATTCTTCACCCCAGAACGGGAACCGTGATCGATATCGGCGGGCAGGACAGTAAGATCATTCACCTGTCTAAAACAGGAAAAGTTCTGGATTTTTTGATGAATGATAAATGTGCCGCCGGAACGGGAAAATTCATGGAAGTAATGTCTACAAGCCTGGGAGTGGAAGTGAGAGACCTTTCCGCCCTGGCGGAAGGTTATGAGCCTTGTAAGATCAACAACATGTGCACCGTATTTGCGGAATCGGAAGTGATCAGCCTTTTGGCGGAAGGGGCAAAAAAAGGGGAAATCGCCCGGGGTATCATCCACAGCACCGCCCAAAAAGCCTCGGTGATGCTAAGGCGGATGGGCCTACAGGAAGAGGTGTTGTTGACCGGGGGCGTCTCCCAAAGTCCGCTGTTTCGAAAGGCCTTGGCCGAGGAGCTAAACACCCCGGTCTATCACCGGGAAGAATCCCAGTTTGTCGGCGCCCTAGGAGCCGCCGCTATCGGCCTTGATATCAACGGATAA